One part of the Phragmites australis chromosome 3, lpPhrAust1.1, whole genome shotgun sequence genome encodes these proteins:
- the LOC133913519 gene encoding large ribosomal subunit protein uL4z-like, whose protein sequence is MAAAARPLVSVRALEGDMATDSAGAALPDVLRAPIRPDIVRFVHKLLSCNSRQPYAVSRRAGHQTSAESWGTGRAVSRIPRVPGGGTHRAGQGAFGNMCRGGRMFAPTKIWRRWHRRVNVHLRRVAIASALAATAVPSLVLARGHRVESVPELPLVVSDSAESIEKTAQAIKILKQLGAYADAEKAKDSVGIRPGKGKMRNRRYINRKGPLIVYGTEGSKIVKAFRNLPGVDVANVERLNLLDLAPGGHLGRFVIWTECAFKKLDEVYGTFDTPSAKKKGFVLPRPKMANADLSRLINSDEVQSVVKPINKEVKRREPRKNPLKNMAAVLKLNPYFGTARKMAALAEAARVKARKEKLDSKRTKLSAEEACKVKAAGKAWYKTMISDSDYTEFENFSKWLGVTQ, encoded by the exons atggccgccgccgcccgccccctGGTCTCCGTGAGGGCCCTGGAGGGCGACATGGCCACGGactccgccggcgccgcgctGCCCGACGTCCTCCGCGCGCCGATTCGCCCCGACATCGTCCGCTTCGTCCACAAGCTCCTGTCCTGCAACAGCCGCCAGCCCTACGCTGTGTCGCGCCGCGCCGGCCACCAGACCTCCGCCGAGTCCTGGGGCACGGGGCGCGCGGTCTCCCGTATCCCCCGTGTTCCCGGCGGCGGTACCCACCGCGCGGGCCAGGGAGCCTTCGGCAACATGTGCCGCGGCGGACGCATGTTCGCGCCCACCAAGATTTGGCGCCGCTGGCACCGCCGCGTCAACGTGCACCTCCGCCGCGTTGCCATCGCCTCCgccctcgccgccaccgccgtcccTTCCCTCGTCCTCGCCCGCGGCCACCGCGTGGAGTCCGTCCCCGAGCTCCCGCTTGTCGTCTCTGACTCTGCCGAATCCATTGAGAAGACCGCCCAGGCCATCAAGATCCTCAAGCAGCTTGGTGCCTACGCTGACGCTGAGAAGGCCAAGGACTCTGTTGGCATCCGCCCCGGCAAGGGGAAGATGCGCAACCGCCGCTACATCAACCGCAAGGGACCCCTCATCGTCTACGGCACCGAGGGCTCAAAGATTGTCAAGGCTTTCCGCAACCTCCCTGGCGTTGATGTTGCCAATGTGGAGCGCCTTAACCTGCTCGACCTTGCCCCTGGTGGCCACCTTGGCCGGTTCGTGATCTGGACCGAGTGCGCGTTCAAGAAGCTGGACGAGGTGTACGGGACCTTCGATACGCCGTCGGCCAAGAAGAAGGGTTTCGTTCTCCCGAGGCCTAAGATGGCCAACGCTGACCTGTCCAGGCTCATCAACTCCGACGAGGTGCAGTCGGTGGTGAAGCCCATCAACAAGGAGGTGAAGCGCAGGGAGCCTAGGAAGAATCCGCTGAAGAATATGGCCGCTGTGCTCAAGCTGAACCCGTACTTCGGGACCGCACGCAAGATGGCAGCTCTTGCTGAGGCAGCGCGTGTCAAGGCCAGGAAGGAGAAGCTTGACTCCAAGAGGACCAAGCTCAGCGCA GAGGAGGCTTGTAAGGTTAAGGCTGCCGGAAAGGCATGGTACAAAACCATGATCTCTGACAGTGACTACACAGAgtttgagaacttctccaagtggCTTGGTGTTACACAGTGA
- the LOC133913520 gene encoding uncharacterized protein LOC133913520, with product MKLKNSAAEMFRDNDMLFTSEGNFGARQVQGDYGFRPNQLAAVQTRCKWIIGDVTEVLDRNTWKLGKILKMLKNNYFVIRLADCIQLKEFHISSLRIPHATGTPHSNQYPAADKVTGRGKRQPADRTLPRSKAVPQMGHQTYERASNGKKRKAAADASHRLSKRTQPPQVATVSNLNGAMADSYLHSPSQVRDEAECSVASCSVNDPEHFYNDSKRQAAAGLASCCFPDDAMSACARPCTSGREAEDHGDEEPAAGVDIHVLELAAYRSTMRALYASGPLTWEQESLLTNLRLSLNISNDEHLLQLRRLLSSS from the exons ATGAAGCTGAAAAATAGCGCAGCGGAGATGTTCAGGGATAACGATATGCTTTTCACTTCCGAAGGAAATTTTGGCGCGAGACAAGTGCAAGGCGATTATGGTTTTAGGCCAAATCAACTAGCTGCTGTTCAGACGAGATGCAAATGGATTATTGGAGATGTAACTGAGGTGTTGGATCGAAACACATGGAAGCTTGGCAAAATTTTAAAGATGCTAAAGAACAATTACTTCGTTATCAGGCTTGCTGATTGCATCCAACTGAAAGAGTTTCACATATCTAGCTTGAGAATTCCACATGCTACTGGTACTCCTCATAGCAATCAGTATCCTGCAGCAGATAAG gTCACCGGACGCGGTAAACGACAGCCTGCTGATCGCACGTTGCCTCGCTCAAAGGCTGTGCCGCAAATGGGCCATCAAACATACGAACGGGCAAGCAATGGCAAGAAGAGGAAAGCAGCCGCGGATGCCTCTCATCGTCTGAGCAAGCGAACACAGCCTCCACAGGTCGCCACGGTTTCCAACCTGAACGGCGCCATGGCTGACAGCTACCTGCACAGCCCTTCACAGGTCAGAGACGAGGCTGAATGCTCGGTGGCCAGCTGCAGCGTGAACGATCCGGAGCATTTCTACAACGACAGCAAGCGCCAGGCTGCCGCTGGGCTCGCGAGCTGCTGCTTCCCTGACGACGCCATGTCTGCGTGCGCGCGCCCATGCACGTCCGGGagggaggcagaagaccatggtGACGAGGAGCCGGCGGCGGGCGTGGACATCCACGTGCTGGAGCTGGCTGCGTACCGGTCGACGATGCGGGCGCTGTACGCGTCGGGGCCCCTGACGTGGGAGCAGGAGTCGCTGCTGACCAACCTGCGGTTGTCCCTAAACATCTCCAACGACGAGCATCTGCTCCAGCTGAGGCGCCTCTTGTCTTCTTCGTGA